In Anas platyrhynchos isolate ZD024472 breed Pekin duck chromosome 7, IASCAAS_PekinDuck_T2T, whole genome shotgun sequence, one genomic interval encodes:
- the ABI2 gene encoding abl interactor 2 isoform X2 has protein sequence MAELQMLLEEEIPGGRRALFDSYTNLERVAEYCETNYIQSADKQRALEETKAYTTQSLASVAYLINTLANNVLQMLDIQASQLRRMESSINHISQTVDIHKEKVARREIGILTTNKNTSRTHKIIAPANLERPVRYIRKPIDYTILDDIGHGVKVSTQNMKMGGLPRTTPPTQKPPSPPMSGKGTIGRHSPYRTLEPVRPPVVPNDYVPSPTRNMAPSQQSPVRTASVNQRNRTYSSSGSSGGSHPSSRSSSRENSGSGSVGVPIAVPTPSPPSVYPAPAGSAGTSPLPATSAPAPTPPAPAPSSAAPDAAAGAQPLADGFTSPTPPAVSSTPSTGHPVQFYSMNRPASRHTPPTIGGSLPYRRPPSITSQTSLQNQMNGGPFYNQNPASLAPPPPSILQVTPQLPLMGFVARVQENISDTPPPPPPVDEPVFDESPPPPPPPEDYEEEEAAVVEYSDPYAEEDPPWAPRTYLEKVVAIYDYTKDKEDELSFQEGAIIYVIKKNDDGWYEGVMNGVTGLFPGNYVESIMHYSE, from the exons tCAGCAGATAAGCAGCGAGCTCTAGAAGAAACCAAAGCCTACACAACCCAGTCATTAGCAAGCGTAGCCTATCTGATCAACACTTTGGCCAACAATGTTCTCCAAATGCTGGATATCCAAGCATCCCAGCTTCGACGCATGGAATCTTCAATCAATCATATTTCACAA ACGGTGGACATTCACAAAGAGAAAGTTGCTAGAAGAGAAATTGGTATCTTGactacaaacaaaaacacctcaagAACTCACAAAATCATTGCACCAGCTAACCTGGAGCGACCAGTTCGCTACATCAGGAAACCTATTGATTATACAATTCTAGATGATATTGGACATGGAGTGAAG GTCAGCACGCAGAATATGAAGATGGGTGGGTTGCCTCGTACAACACCACCCACCCAGAAGCCACCAAGTCCACCAATGTCAGGAAAAGGAACTATAGG GCGTCACTCTCCTTATCGTACTTTGGAGCCAGTACGTCCTCCGGTGGTACCAAATGACTACGTGCCTAGCCCAACACGCAATATGGCTCCCTCACAGCAGAGCCCTGTTAGAACGGCTTCTGTGAATCAGAGGAATCGCACATACAG CAGCAGTGGGAGTAGTGGAGGAAGCCACCCAAGTAGTCGGAGCAGCAGTCGAGAGAACAGTGGAAGTGGCAGTGTGGGTGTTCCTATTGCTGTTCCCACGCCATCTCCTCCCAGTGTCTATCCAG CCCCTGCTGGCTCAGCTGGCACTTCTCCCCTTCCTGCTacctctgctcctgcccccacccctcctgctcctgccccttccTCCGCTGCCCcagatgctgctgcaggagcccagCCCCTTGCTGATGGCTTCACCTCTCCAACTCCCCCTGCTGTTTCTTCCACACCCTCTACAG GTCACCCAGTTCAGTTCTACAGCATGAACAGGCCTGCATCTCGACACACGCCCCCAACAATAGGGGGATCTTTGCCATATCGGCGTCCTCCTTCGATCACATCACAGACGAGCCTTCAGAACCAGATGAATGGAGGACCTTTTTATAACCAGAACCCAG CATCCCTtgctcctcctcccccctccatCCTACAGGTAACTCCACAGTTACCGCTAATGGGATTTGTGGCCAGAGTTCAAGAAAACA tttcagataCTCCTCCCCCGCCACCGCCTGTGGATGAGCCAGTGTTCGATGAATCCCCCCCACCGCCCCCACCTCCAGAGGACtacgaggaggaggaagcagctgtggtggagtaCAGTGATCCTTACGCGGAGGAGGACCCTCCATGGGCACCACGGACCTACTTAGAAAAGG TGGTGGCCATCTATGACTACACGAAGGACAAAGAAGATGAGCTGTCATTTCAGGAAGGTGCCATCATATATGTCATCAAGAAGAATGATGATGGTTGGTACGAAGGGGTCATGAATGGAGTGACGGGGCTCTTCCCAGGGAACTATGTAGAGTCCATCATGCATTACTCAGAGTGA
- the ABI2 gene encoding abl interactor 2 isoform X13 — MAELQMLLEEEIPGGRRALFDSYTNLERVAEYCETNYIQSADKQRALEETKAYTTQSLASVAYLINTLANNVLQMLDIQASQLRRMESSINHISQVSTQNMKMGGLPRTTPPTQKPPSPPMSGKGTIGRHSPYRTLEPVRPPVVPNDYVPSPTRNMAPSQQSPVRTASVNQRNRTYSSSGSSGGSHPSSRSSSRENSGSGSVGVPIAVPTPSPPSVYPGHPVQFYSMNRPASRHTPPTIGGSLPYRRPPSITSQTSLQNQMNGGPFYNQNPASLAPPPPSILQVTPQLPLMGFVARVQENISDTPPPPPPVDEPVFDESPPPPPPPEDYEEEEAAVVEYSDPYAEEDPPWAPRTYLEKVVAIYDYTKDKEDELSFQEGAIIYVIKKNDDGWYEGVMNGVTGLFPGNYVESIMHYSE; from the exons tCAGCAGATAAGCAGCGAGCTCTAGAAGAAACCAAAGCCTACACAACCCAGTCATTAGCAAGCGTAGCCTATCTGATCAACACTTTGGCCAACAATGTTCTCCAAATGCTGGATATCCAAGCATCCCAGCTTCGACGCATGGAATCTTCAATCAATCATATTTCACAA GTCAGCACGCAGAATATGAAGATGGGTGGGTTGCCTCGTACAACACCACCCACCCAGAAGCCACCAAGTCCACCAATGTCAGGAAAAGGAACTATAGG GCGTCACTCTCCTTATCGTACTTTGGAGCCAGTACGTCCTCCGGTGGTACCAAATGACTACGTGCCTAGCCCAACACGCAATATGGCTCCCTCACAGCAGAGCCCTGTTAGAACGGCTTCTGTGAATCAGAGGAATCGCACATACAG CAGCAGTGGGAGTAGTGGAGGAAGCCACCCAAGTAGTCGGAGCAGCAGTCGAGAGAACAGTGGAAGTGGCAGTGTGGGTGTTCCTATTGCTGTTCCCACGCCATCTCCTCCCAGTGTCTATCCAG GTCACCCAGTTCAGTTCTACAGCATGAACAGGCCTGCATCTCGACACACGCCCCCAACAATAGGGGGATCTTTGCCATATCGGCGTCCTCCTTCGATCACATCACAGACGAGCCTTCAGAACCAGATGAATGGAGGACCTTTTTATAACCAGAACCCAG CATCCCTtgctcctcctcccccctccatCCTACAGGTAACTCCACAGTTACCGCTAATGGGATTTGTGGCCAGAGTTCAAGAAAACA tttcagataCTCCTCCCCCGCCACCGCCTGTGGATGAGCCAGTGTTCGATGAATCCCCCCCACCGCCCCCACCTCCAGAGGACtacgaggaggaggaagcagctgtggtggagtaCAGTGATCCTTACGCGGAGGAGGACCCTCCATGGGCACCACGGACCTACTTAGAAAAGG TGGTGGCCATCTATGACTACACGAAGGACAAAGAAGATGAGCTGTCATTTCAGGAAGGTGCCATCATATATGTCATCAAGAAGAATGATGATGGTTGGTACGAAGGGGTCATGAATGGAGTGACGGGGCTCTTCCCAGGGAACTATGTAGAGTCCATCATGCATTACTCAGAGTGA
- the ABI2 gene encoding abl interactor 2 isoform X6 — translation MAELQMLLEEEIPGGRRALFDSYTNLERVAEYCETNYIQSADKQRALEETKAYTTQSLASVAYLINTLANNVLQMLDIQASQLRRMESSINHISQTVDIHKEKVARREIGILTTNKNTSRTHKIIAPANLERPVRYIRKPIDYTILDDIGHGVKVSTQNMKMGGLPRTTPPTQKPPSPPMSGKGTIGRHSPYRTLEPVRPPVVPNDYVPSPTRNMAPSQQSPVRTASVNQRNRTYSSSGSSGGSHPSSRSSSRENSGSGSVGVPIAVPTPSPPSVYPGHPVQFYSMNRPASRHTPPTIGGSLPYRRPPSITSQTSLQNQMNGGPFYNQNPASLAPPPPSILQVTPQLPLMGFVARVQENISDTPPPPPPVDEPVFDESPPPPPPPEDYEEEEAAVVEYSDPYAEEDPPWAPRTYLEKVVAIYDYTKDKEDELSFQEGAIIYVIKKNDDGWYEGVMNGVTGLFPGNYVESIMHYSE, via the exons tCAGCAGATAAGCAGCGAGCTCTAGAAGAAACCAAAGCCTACACAACCCAGTCATTAGCAAGCGTAGCCTATCTGATCAACACTTTGGCCAACAATGTTCTCCAAATGCTGGATATCCAAGCATCCCAGCTTCGACGCATGGAATCTTCAATCAATCATATTTCACAA ACGGTGGACATTCACAAAGAGAAAGTTGCTAGAAGAGAAATTGGTATCTTGactacaaacaaaaacacctcaagAACTCACAAAATCATTGCACCAGCTAACCTGGAGCGACCAGTTCGCTACATCAGGAAACCTATTGATTATACAATTCTAGATGATATTGGACATGGAGTGAAG GTCAGCACGCAGAATATGAAGATGGGTGGGTTGCCTCGTACAACACCACCCACCCAGAAGCCACCAAGTCCACCAATGTCAGGAAAAGGAACTATAGG GCGTCACTCTCCTTATCGTACTTTGGAGCCAGTACGTCCTCCGGTGGTACCAAATGACTACGTGCCTAGCCCAACACGCAATATGGCTCCCTCACAGCAGAGCCCTGTTAGAACGGCTTCTGTGAATCAGAGGAATCGCACATACAG CAGCAGTGGGAGTAGTGGAGGAAGCCACCCAAGTAGTCGGAGCAGCAGTCGAGAGAACAGTGGAAGTGGCAGTGTGGGTGTTCCTATTGCTGTTCCCACGCCATCTCCTCCCAGTGTCTATCCAG GTCACCCAGTTCAGTTCTACAGCATGAACAGGCCTGCATCTCGACACACGCCCCCAACAATAGGGGGATCTTTGCCATATCGGCGTCCTCCTTCGATCACATCACAGACGAGCCTTCAGAACCAGATGAATGGAGGACCTTTTTATAACCAGAACCCAG CATCCCTtgctcctcctcccccctccatCCTACAGGTAACTCCACAGTTACCGCTAATGGGATTTGTGGCCAGAGTTCAAGAAAACA tttcagataCTCCTCCCCCGCCACCGCCTGTGGATGAGCCAGTGTTCGATGAATCCCCCCCACCGCCCCCACCTCCAGAGGACtacgaggaggaggaagcagctgtggtggagtaCAGTGATCCTTACGCGGAGGAGGACCCTCCATGGGCACCACGGACCTACTTAGAAAAGG TGGTGGCCATCTATGACTACACGAAGGACAAAGAAGATGAGCTGTCATTTCAGGAAGGTGCCATCATATATGTCATCAAGAAGAATGATGATGGTTGGTACGAAGGGGTCATGAATGGAGTGACGGGGCTCTTCCCAGGGAACTATGTAGAGTCCATCATGCATTACTCAGAGTGA
- the ABI2 gene encoding abl interactor 2 isoform X9, which yields MAELQMLLEEEIPGGRRALFDSYTNLERVAEYCETNYIQSADKQRALEETKAYTTQSLASVAYLINTLANNVLQMLDIQASQLRRMESSINHISQTVDIHKEKVARREIGILTTNKNTSRTHKIIAPANLERPVRYIRKPIDYTILDDIGHGVKWLLRFKVSTQNMKMGGLPRTTPPTQKPPSPPMSGKGTIGRHSPYRTLEPVRPPVVPNDYVPSPTRNMAPSQQSPVRTASVNQRNRTYSSSGSSGGSHPSSRSSSRENSGSGSVGVPIAVPTPSPPSVYPGHPVQFYSMNRPASRHTPPTIGGSLPYRRPPSITSQTSLQNQMNGGPFYNQNPVSDTPPPPPPVDEPVFDESPPPPPPPEDYEEEEAAVVEYSDPYAEEDPPWAPRTYLEKVVAIYDYTKDKEDELSFQEGAIIYVIKKNDDGWYEGVMNGVTGLFPGNYVESIMHYSE from the exons tCAGCAGATAAGCAGCGAGCTCTAGAAGAAACCAAAGCCTACACAACCCAGTCATTAGCAAGCGTAGCCTATCTGATCAACACTTTGGCCAACAATGTTCTCCAAATGCTGGATATCCAAGCATCCCAGCTTCGACGCATGGAATCTTCAATCAATCATATTTCACAA ACGGTGGACATTCACAAAGAGAAAGTTGCTAGAAGAGAAATTGGTATCTTGactacaaacaaaaacacctcaagAACTCACAAAATCATTGCACCAGCTAACCTGGAGCGACCAGTTCGCTACATCAGGAAACCTATTGATTATACAATTCTAGATGATATTGGACATGGAGTGAAG TGGTTGCTTAGATTTAAG GTCAGCACGCAGAATATGAAGATGGGTGGGTTGCCTCGTACAACACCACCCACCCAGAAGCCACCAAGTCCACCAATGTCAGGAAAAGGAACTATAGG GCGTCACTCTCCTTATCGTACTTTGGAGCCAGTACGTCCTCCGGTGGTACCAAATGACTACGTGCCTAGCCCAACACGCAATATGGCTCCCTCACAGCAGAGCCCTGTTAGAACGGCTTCTGTGAATCAGAGGAATCGCACATACAG CAGCAGTGGGAGTAGTGGAGGAAGCCACCCAAGTAGTCGGAGCAGCAGTCGAGAGAACAGTGGAAGTGGCAGTGTGGGTGTTCCTATTGCTGTTCCCACGCCATCTCCTCCCAGTGTCTATCCAG GTCACCCAGTTCAGTTCTACAGCATGAACAGGCCTGCATCTCGACACACGCCCCCAACAATAGGGGGATCTTTGCCATATCGGCGTCCTCCTTCGATCACATCACAGACGAGCCTTCAGAACCAGATGAATGGAGGACCTTTTTATAACCAGAACCCAG tttcagataCTCCTCCCCCGCCACCGCCTGTGGATGAGCCAGTGTTCGATGAATCCCCCCCACCGCCCCCACCTCCAGAGGACtacgaggaggaggaagcagctgtggtggagtaCAGTGATCCTTACGCGGAGGAGGACCCTCCATGGGCACCACGGACCTACTTAGAAAAGG TGGTGGCCATCTATGACTACACGAAGGACAAAGAAGATGAGCTGTCATTTCAGGAAGGTGCCATCATATATGTCATCAAGAAGAATGATGATGGTTGGTACGAAGGGGTCATGAATGGAGTGACGGGGCTCTTCCCAGGGAACTATGTAGAGTCCATCATGCATTACTCAGAGTGA
- the ABI2 gene encoding abl interactor 2 isoform X11 has translation MAELQMLLEEEIPGGRRALFDSYTNLERVAEYCETNYIQSADKQRALEETKAYTTQSLASVAYLINTLANNVLQMLDIQASQLRRMESSINHISQVSTQNMKMGGLPRTTPPTQKPPSPPMSGKGTIGRHSPYRTLEPVRPPVVPNDYVPSPTRNMAPSQQSPVRTASVNQRNRTYSSSGSSGGSHPSSRSSSRENSGSGSVGVPIAVPTPSPPSVYPGHPVQFYSMNRPASRHTPPTIGGSLPYRRPPSITSQTSLQNQMNGGPFYNQNPVSDTPPPPPPVDEPVFDESPPPPPPPEDYEEEEAAVVEYSDPYAEEDPPWAPRTYLEKVVAIYDYTKDKEDELSFQEGAIIYVIKKNDDGWYEGVMNGVTGLFPGNYVESIMHYSE, from the exons tCAGCAGATAAGCAGCGAGCTCTAGAAGAAACCAAAGCCTACACAACCCAGTCATTAGCAAGCGTAGCCTATCTGATCAACACTTTGGCCAACAATGTTCTCCAAATGCTGGATATCCAAGCATCCCAGCTTCGACGCATGGAATCTTCAATCAATCATATTTCACAA GTCAGCACGCAGAATATGAAGATGGGTGGGTTGCCTCGTACAACACCACCCACCCAGAAGCCACCAAGTCCACCAATGTCAGGAAAAGGAACTATAGG GCGTCACTCTCCTTATCGTACTTTGGAGCCAGTACGTCCTCCGGTGGTACCAAATGACTACGTGCCTAGCCCAACACGCAATATGGCTCCCTCACAGCAGAGCCCTGTTAGAACGGCTTCTGTGAATCAGAGGAATCGCACATACAG CAGCAGTGGGAGTAGTGGAGGAAGCCACCCAAGTAGTCGGAGCAGCAGTCGAGAGAACAGTGGAAGTGGCAGTGTGGGTGTTCCTATTGCTGTTCCCACGCCATCTCCTCCCAGTGTCTATCCAG GTCACCCAGTTCAGTTCTACAGCATGAACAGGCCTGCATCTCGACACACGCCCCCAACAATAGGGGGATCTTTGCCATATCGGCGTCCTCCTTCGATCACATCACAGACGAGCCTTCAGAACCAGATGAATGGAGGACCTTTTTATAACCAGAACCCAG tttcagataCTCCTCCCCCGCCACCGCCTGTGGATGAGCCAGTGTTCGATGAATCCCCCCCACCGCCCCCACCTCCAGAGGACtacgaggaggaggaagcagctgtggtggagtaCAGTGATCCTTACGCGGAGGAGGACCCTCCATGGGCACCACGGACCTACTTAGAAAAGG TGGTGGCCATCTATGACTACACGAAGGACAAAGAAGATGAGCTGTCATTTCAGGAAGGTGCCATCATATATGTCATCAAGAAGAATGATGATGGTTGGTACGAAGGGGTCATGAATGGAGTGACGGGGCTCTTCCCAGGGAACTATGTAGAGTCCATCATGCATTACTCAGAGTGA
- the ABI2 gene encoding abl interactor 2 isoform X8, with product MLDIQASQLRRMESSINHISQTVDIHKEKVARREIGILTTNKNTSRTHKIIAPANLERPVRYIRKPIDYTILDDIGHGVKWLLRFKVSTQNMKMGGLPRTTPPTQKPPSPPMSGKGTIGRHSPYRTLEPVRPPVVPNDYVPSPTRNMAPSQQSPVRTASVNQRNRTYSSSGSSGGSHPSSRSSSRENSGSGSVGVPIAVPTPSPPSVYPAPAGSAGTSPLPATSAPAPTPPAPAPSSAAPDAAAGAQPLADGFTSPTPPAVSSTPSTGHPVQFYSMNRPASRHTPPTIGGSLPYRRPPSITSQTSLQNQMNGGPFYNQNPASLAPPPPSILQVTPQLPLMGFVARVQENISDTPPPPPPVDEPVFDESPPPPPPPEDYEEEEAAVVEYSDPYAEEDPPWAPRTYLEKVVAIYDYTKDKEDELSFQEGAIIYVIKKNDDGWYEGVMNGVTGLFPGNYVESIMHYSE from the exons ATGCTGGATATCCAAGCATCCCAGCTTCGACGCATGGAATCTTCAATCAATCATATTTCACAA ACGGTGGACATTCACAAAGAGAAAGTTGCTAGAAGAGAAATTGGTATCTTGactacaaacaaaaacacctcaagAACTCACAAAATCATTGCACCAGCTAACCTGGAGCGACCAGTTCGCTACATCAGGAAACCTATTGATTATACAATTCTAGATGATATTGGACATGGAGTGAAG TGGTTGCTTAGATTTAAG GTCAGCACGCAGAATATGAAGATGGGTGGGTTGCCTCGTACAACACCACCCACCCAGAAGCCACCAAGTCCACCAATGTCAGGAAAAGGAACTATAGG GCGTCACTCTCCTTATCGTACTTTGGAGCCAGTACGTCCTCCGGTGGTACCAAATGACTACGTGCCTAGCCCAACACGCAATATGGCTCCCTCACAGCAGAGCCCTGTTAGAACGGCTTCTGTGAATCAGAGGAATCGCACATACAG CAGCAGTGGGAGTAGTGGAGGAAGCCACCCAAGTAGTCGGAGCAGCAGTCGAGAGAACAGTGGAAGTGGCAGTGTGGGTGTTCCTATTGCTGTTCCCACGCCATCTCCTCCCAGTGTCTATCCAG CCCCTGCTGGCTCAGCTGGCACTTCTCCCCTTCCTGCTacctctgctcctgcccccacccctcctgctcctgccccttccTCCGCTGCCCcagatgctgctgcaggagcccagCCCCTTGCTGATGGCTTCACCTCTCCAACTCCCCCTGCTGTTTCTTCCACACCCTCTACAG GTCACCCAGTTCAGTTCTACAGCATGAACAGGCCTGCATCTCGACACACGCCCCCAACAATAGGGGGATCTTTGCCATATCGGCGTCCTCCTTCGATCACATCACAGACGAGCCTTCAGAACCAGATGAATGGAGGACCTTTTTATAACCAGAACCCAG CATCCCTtgctcctcctcccccctccatCCTACAGGTAACTCCACAGTTACCGCTAATGGGATTTGTGGCCAGAGTTCAAGAAAACA tttcagataCTCCTCCCCCGCCACCGCCTGTGGATGAGCCAGTGTTCGATGAATCCCCCCCACCGCCCCCACCTCCAGAGGACtacgaggaggaggaagcagctgtggtggagtaCAGTGATCCTTACGCGGAGGAGGACCCTCCATGGGCACCACGGACCTACTTAGAAAAGG TGGTGGCCATCTATGACTACACGAAGGACAAAGAAGATGAGCTGTCATTTCAGGAAGGTGCCATCATATATGTCATCAAGAAGAATGATGATGGTTGGTACGAAGGGGTCATGAATGGAGTGACGGGGCTCTTCCCAGGGAACTATGTAGAGTCCATCATGCATTACTCAGAGTGA